CTTATAGGAGCCATCTTTGCAGCGGTAGCGATTTTCAAAGGAGACAATTTTCTCACAGTCCCTGAGCTTTTGCAGTTGCTTCAAGGTCATCTGCTGATCCTCTGGATGCACCCATTCAATCCAGGGACGGGCTTTAAATTCTTGGCTACTATATCCCAGGATTCGCTCACACATCGGGTTAACTTGCTGCCAATAGCCATCAGGACTGGCAATGAAAAACAAATCAAGGGTCAGGGTTAAAAATTTGTCTTGATTGCTACAAAACTCATGGTGCTTTTGTGTTCTGCCTCCCTGAGACTTAGGGAGAGGGGGTTCTGCCGTTTGGATGATCATCGATTACTTACCTGATTGATGAGACTCAATTGCGCGAGTGAGAGAAACTCAAAATGATACTACAGGTCTCTCAAATACCTAAACCGACTTGGCTGAGTCGCTATATTATCTGGAAAAGCCCAATAACAGCTTGACGTCTGAAGTCTTTCTGTTTTTTGGAAAAAGCTGTTGTGGTCAGGCAAGCAGATACACCCTAGAGTATGATAAAGCCTTTCGATCGTTATTGCTAGTTTATCCTCTAATATAGATTCTCTAGATATAAAAGACAAAGGACAAATCAAACCTTAGACAATTAGCCAGGGAAACCAGAGGGCTAAACTCAGCAAGCTGAGAAATAGAATCGGTAAAGTCAGAATCAGGCTAAGACGAATATAGTAAAACCAATGCAGGCGCAAACCTTTACGTGCTAAAACCTTGAACCAAATTAACGTTGATAAACTACCCAGAGGAGTAATTTTTGCTCCCAGGGTACATCCAATCACATTAGCGTACTCCATCATTTCCCGAATCGCTGGCTCAGTGGTTGTGTCGGAAATGGCTACGGCATTCAGCAACACAGTGGGTAAATTTTGAAATAGGTTTGACAGCCCAGTAGCCAGAAAACCTGTGCCGATGGCTGTCAGGGTTAACCCCCAACTGGAGAGGGCGTCTAGCTGATGGGTGATGACATGACTCATGCCAACTTGAGCTAAACCGAGGACGACACCATACATCAGGACGCTAAACCCGATCAATTGCCAGGGAATTTCCTGCCAAACTTTGCCCACAGAAATAATCGGTGTGGTATTTGGGAGAAACCCACGTCCCGCCAATCCTAGCAGAATCAACGCCGCGATCGCAGGCACGATCCAAGTCGGCAGAGCATGGTCTTGGGCAATCCAGTATGCCAGAGGTAGACTGGCTAAAATAACCATACCCCATCGACAAACCAACGGATCACGAATGGCTTGGCGTGGTGGCGGGAGGTGAGTAAGTTTGTATGTGACTGGAATGTCTCGATGGAAGTAGAACCATAAGCTGGCTAAACTGGTTGCGATCGCGACGAATGTCACCGGGGTCATCACCAGACTGTAGCGAAACCCTGAAATGTCGCCATAGTTTACCGCAAGCAGGTTGACCGGATTGCTCACAGGGAACAATAAGCTAGCCGCTTCAGTGATAAAACTAACCGTAAAGACAACAGCGAACACGGTTTTAGCCCTGAGGCGTAGTAAACAAAGGATCTCCATCACCGGAGAAATCCAGATTAATGCCATACCCACATTGGTTAAAACAATTGTTCCCAATGCTCCCAAAAGTCCGCACAAAAGGAAAAGCAGACGCCCTTGACCTATCCCCAAAACCGTTAATTGTAGCGCTAACCCTCGCCAAAACCCGGCTTCATCCAGAATCCGGCACAAAATGAGTAGGGCAATCAATGTGAGTATAGTATTGCCAACAGTTGCACTAACTCTAAGTTCGTCCATTAAGGACACATCGCTAACCAGAGTAAAAATCCCCCCTGTCAATGCACCCAATCCGATGCCCAATCCTCGCAGTTGCCAGATAATCAGGATAAGCGTGAACAGAAAAATCAATAGTGCCACACAAAGAAGCCTGTTTAATCACTGATGACCCTTTAGCACTAATATTCTATGGTTTGTCGCCCTAATCCTGCCTTAATGTATATCCGTGATGCCACTGAGGTAGATTTGCCTGCGATCGTGGAAATTTACAATTCGGCTGTTCCCAGTCGCATTGCCACCGCCGATCTAGAACCTATCTCAGTTGAAAGTCGTATCAGTTGGTATCAAGAACATAAACCAAACAGCCACCCTCTTTGGGTCATGGACTGCCATGAACGATCCAATTCTACAGGTCAAATTGCTGGTTGGCTCAGTTTTCAGGCTTTCTTAGTCCGCCCAGCCTACCATGCAACGGCTGAACTTAGCGTCTACGTGTCTCCCGATTTTCGGCGTCAAGGAATAGGACAACAATTGCTGCAACGCGCTATCAAACAGACTCCTAAGTTAGGACTCAATACCTTAGTGGCATTAATTTTTGCTCACAACCAACCCAGCCTACACCTCTTTCAAAAATATGGCTTCCAACGTTGGGGGTATTTACCTCAAATAGCGGATATGGGTCACATTGAGCGTGATTTGGTAATTATGGGACGTCGAGTGTGTTGATTTGTCATTTGTTATTTGTCATTCGTCTTATGTCTTATGTCTTATATCATTTGTTAGGGAACAGGGAACAGGGTAATGGGCTATAGAAATTTTGTTTCCCATCTTCCCCAGCTCCCCCAGCTCCCCCATCACCCCATCACCCCATCACCCCATCACCCCATCACCCCATCACCCCATCACCCCATCACCCCATCACCCCTGTTCCCTTGAATCACCTTCTCAACTAAATCAGGATGACGAATTCTGACCCAATCCGGAAACGCTAGATAGGGATCATCCGTTAGCTGGCGTTGTAAAAGCTCAATGATATCATCGACTTCATTGACCAAATCAAAAACAAAAATATTAAATTTCATCGTCTGATTGACATTGAAGTCTAGCGCCAGGAAATGTTCAATATCAATATCTTTACCTAATCCCAAAACAAAAAACTTGATATCTTTATGATTTTCAATTTTGCTACAGACTGAAGTAATACATTGAATAAATTGCTCTTCGTCATCAAATTGACCATCAGTATAAATAATAAAAAAGGCTCCTTTATCATTAGGTTTGCCTTCAGTTAACCAAGTATTAACACAATGGTTTAAAGTCGGAACAACAAAGGTTTTGGTTTTGGGTTTATTGTTGACGAACAGCTTCCAAACTTGAGAGGCATCGTTAATCAAAATAGGTTTGGGTTTGACCCTTTCCCTACTGAAGAAGTAAACAGAGACCCGATTGTCAGCCGGATAGCTCTGCTTCATGGCAATTTTTTCATCCGCTTTATTCCCGGATTCAGAACCAACTGACAGAATGGCGGCAATATGTCCTTCAACAACTTCCGCTAGATACTCGTAACGAGTTTGCTTTCCGGTATCTTCATCCTTTCTCACCATAGAACCACTCTGATCAATCAGGATAAAGATATCGCGGTTGTTAAGTGGAGAATCGGACACATCCTTAACCGTTAATCTCACTTCACTCGTCACGCGAATTTCTGTATCTTCGCGTTTCACTATCTTGTGATTATTATCATCTACAACTTCAGATAACTTTTGGTGAGTTACACTCAAGGTTTGCCGGGTTACAAGTTCAGGTTGATATTTAGCGAACAGCGCAATTAACTCTCCTCGTTTAGAACGCCGTTCATCAGGAAACTCATTTCTCAGCCTAAAAGCTGAACAGATATTCTCAACGTGTTTTCTTACCGTTGATGTTTCAATATGTAACGATTGAGCGATATCCTGATCCGAAACGCCAGCCAAGAGCAATTTCAGCACTTGCCTGCGTCGTGGTGTCAATCCCTCAAAGGCTTCAGTAAACTGCCAACGGTTCATTCTCGCTCATGCAACTTAGATGGGTTTATTTTCATTTTGATGTATTCTGGATCACTTTCCCAGTGTCTGAGTCTACAGGAAGAAAAAATCTGAGTGTATCCTGTTGGTTGGCAAAAGCAGGCTAAGTTTGATTCTTCAGACGTTAAATTGGCACAATTTAGCACAAAAAGATATATTTTGAGGCATAATCGCCACAATTTTTGTAATTCTTTGAGAAAATACTAAATTTTTCACCAAAATTCCCTGATAATGCAGCGACTGAAGATGCCGCTCCTGCTGCAACCGATAAGGCAGTCGAAGAGAAGGAATACGTTAGGACTTTTCTCTATTGCCTATTGCCTTTTCACCCAATTTTATTGTCCTAACCTCAATGCGTAGTGCTATATGCGGTGTCTGTATTTCAGACTCATCAGCAAACGTTGGCAGCACAAGTTTCCTGAGAATGATGTAAACTTTTGTTAAGACGCGATCAGAGGAACTTAATATGACCACCCAACTCGGCTTTGGCAAAGTCCAACCCAAACAGCAGAAAGCCAAGAAAAACAAAGTCAAACGGGCAGCCGCTTCCCGCAAGTATGATGAAATGCAAAAGTCGGGATTACCGGAATTCAATATCTATGTCCGGATTAAGGGAGAGAAAAACTGGTTACCGGCTGGCTCAATGGCAGTGAATCGCAGCAGTCAAATCAACCAGGCGTTATTTCAGCAAGAAGAGGAGTTACTCAAAGGAATATTTCGGCTATTCCCCAAACTGCGGAAGCGCCAAAGCGAGTTGGAATATGGTTATCGACTCAAAGAGTTTAAAGACGAACCTATCGTTGTGGCAACTCGTCCCCAAGCAACACCAGGGAATTTGATTCAATCCACTGTCAGCCAAGTTAAAGAACGTTTCTCATCAGTATTCCAGCGTCAGTAGGGTTGGCTGAATAAGTCTTGTGTTGAGGGGGAGCTGGGGGAGCTGGGGGAGCTGGGGGAGCAGAGGGAGCTGGGGGAGCTGGGGGAGCTGGGGGAGCTGGGGGAGCAGAGGGAGCTGGGGGAGCAGAGGGAGCTGGGGGAGATATTAGCTGTTCAGTTATTTCTGCCTTCTTGCACTAGGGTACTGATGCGTGTGTAGGGGCGGGTTTCACAACTATCGTTTCTGACTTCACCCAGATTTAGCTAAATCCGCCCCGGCTCAGTTGCCACGCATTTAAGGGAAGCTTGTAGTGAGGGAACCTTAGCCCTCTCCAGCTATGCGTTATAACACTAAAGTGCTTACTGCAAAGCTCTATTTTAGCTGGGTCACGCATAAACTCAATCCTTGCCTTCTACCACTCAAATTAATCTTCACGATGATAAGGATCACTGACGTCAAAAAATATTCTTGCTAATTATTTAATTTTCGCGCCTCACCGCTTCCCCAGGGAAGCTTCAGGCGTTAGTTTGATACAAGGCAAGCGGCAATAGCGGCTTGCCTTGCATCACCACTACATGCTGTTTAAGTCTGATTTTGTAACCCGATACGACTCATGATTGCCAATCCAACTATGACTGAGAATCCATTACGCCGTGGCACGGGACTACCCCCTTTTGACCAAATTGAGCCAAACCATATTGTGCCTGCGATGACGCAGCTATTAGCTGAACTCGAGCAGGAATTAGCCGCCCTAGAGGAGGGGGTAACACCAACCTGGGACGGTTTAGTCGAACCCCTAGAAACATTGACAGAACGCCTCAGGTGGAGTTGGAGCATCGTGAGTCATTTGATGGGGGTGAAAAATAGTCCCGAACTGCGTGAGGCTTACGAAACGGTTCAACCCAAAGTCGTTCAATTCATCAACACACTCAACCAAAGTCAACCCTTATACAAAGCCTTTAAAGCCTTGCAGGATGGGGATGAATGGCGTAGCTTAGAGCCAGCCCAAAAACGTATCGTAGAAGCCGCCATTCGAGATGCTGAACTGTCGGGTGTGGGACTTGAAGGAGAAGTGCGATCGCGCTTCAATCAAATTCAGATGGAGTTGGCGGAACTATCGACAAAGTTCTCCAACCATGTCCTAGATGCAACCAAGGCATTTAGCATGACCCTAACCAGTCCAGAAGAGGTAGAGGGTTTACCTCCTAGCTTAAAGAGTTTAGCCGCTCAAGCCGCCCGCGCTGCTGGGGAAGAAAAGGCGACTCCGGAAGCAGGTCCCTGGCGGATCACGCTGGACTATCCCAGTTACATCCCCTTCATGCAACACAGTACCCGTCGGGATTTGCGGGAGAAACTCTATAAGGCTTTTGTCAGCCGCGCCTCCTCTGGGGAGTTGGATAACAGTCCCCTGATTGAACGGATTTTAGAACTGCGTCAAGAAAAATCCAAGCTGCTAGGGTTTAGCAGTTATGCTGAATTAAGCCTTGCTAGCAAAATGGCACCGAATGTTGAGGCGGTGGAGGGATTACTGGAAGAACTGCGTGGTGCGAGCTACGATGCGGCGGTTAAGGATTTAGAGGCGTTGAAAGAATTTGCATCGGCTAAAGGTGTCCCCGAAGCCAATGAGTTGAAACACTGGGACATCAGTTTTTGGTCAGAACGTCAACGGGAAGAAAAGTTTGCCTTCAGTGCTGAAGAATTGCGTCCTTATTTTCCGTTACCTCAAGTGCTGGATGGCTTGTTTGGCTTAATCAAGCGACTGTTTGGGGTAACAATTACGCCTGCGGATGGACAAGCCCCCGTCTGGCATGAAGATGTCCGCTATTTCCAAGTTACCGATGAAACAGGAAGTGCGATCGCATTCTTCTATTTAGATCCCTACAGTCGTCCCGCTGAGAAGCGTGGGGGCGCTTGGATGG
The DNA window shown above is from Coleofasciculus chthonoplastes PCC 7420 and carries:
- a CDS encoding ArsB/NhaD family transporter; its protein translation is MALLIFLFTLILIIWQLRGLGIGLGALTGGIFTLVSDVSLMDELRVSATVGNTILTLIALLILCRILDEAGFWRGLALQLTVLGIGQGRLLFLLCGLLGALGTIVLTNVGMALIWISPVMEILCLLRLRAKTVFAVVFTVSFITEAASLLFPVSNPVNLLAVNYGDISGFRYSLVMTPVTFVAIATSLASLWFYFHRDIPVTYKLTHLPPPRQAIRDPLVCRWGMVILASLPLAYWIAQDHALPTWIVPAIAALILLGLAGRGFLPNTTPIISVGKVWQEIPWQLIGFSVLMYGVVLGLAQVGMSHVITHQLDALSSWGLTLTAIGTGFLATGLSNLFQNLPTVLLNAVAISDTTTEPAIREMMEYANVIGCTLGAKITPLGSLSTLIWFKVLARKGLRLHWFYYIRLSLILTLPILFLSLLSLALWFPWLIV
- a CDS encoding HHL1-like protein yields the protein MTTQLGFGKVQPKQQKAKKNKVKRAAASRKYDEMQKSGLPEFNIYVRIKGEKNWLPAGSMAVNRSSQINQALFQQEEELLKGIFRLFPKLRKRQSELEYGYRLKEFKDEPIVVATRPQATPGNLIQSTVSQVKERFSSVFQRQ
- a CDS encoding GNAT family N-acetyltransferase encodes the protein MVCRPNPALMYIRDATEVDLPAIVEIYNSAVPSRIATADLEPISVESRISWYQEHKPNSHPLWVMDCHERSNSTGQIAGWLSFQAFLVRPAYHATAELSVYVSPDFRRQGIGQQLLQRAIKQTPKLGLNTLVALIFAHNQPSLHLFQKYGFQRWGYLPQIADMGHIERDLVIMGRRVC
- a CDS encoding LuxR C-terminal-related transcriptional regulator, whose amino-acid sequence is MNRWQFTEAFEGLTPRRRQVLKLLLAGVSDQDIAQSLHIETSTVRKHVENICSAFRLRNEFPDERRSKRGELIALFAKYQPELVTRQTLSVTHQKLSEVVDDNNHKIVKREDTEIRVTSEVRLTVKDVSDSPLNNRDIFILIDQSGSMVRKDEDTGKQTRYEYLAEVVEGHIAAILSVGSESGNKADEKIAMKQSYPADNRVSVYFFSRERVKPKPILINDASQVWKLFVNNKPKTKTFVVPTLNHCVNTWLTEGKPNDKGAFFIIYTDGQFDDEEQFIQCITSVCSKIENHKDIKFFVLGLGKDIDIEHFLALDFNVNQTMKFNIFVFDLVNEVDDIIELLQRQLTDDPYLAFPDWVRIRHPDLVEKVIQGNRGDGVMG
- a CDS encoding M3 family metallopeptidase produces the protein MIANPTMTENPLRRGTGLPPFDQIEPNHIVPAMTQLLAELEQELAALEEGVTPTWDGLVEPLETLTERLRWSWSIVSHLMGVKNSPELREAYETVQPKVVQFINTLNQSQPLYKAFKALQDGDEWRSLEPAQKRIVEAAIRDAELSGVGLEGEVRSRFNQIQMELAELSTKFSNHVLDATKAFSMTLTSPEEVEGLPPSLKSLAAQAARAAGEEKATPEAGPWRITLDYPSYIPFMQHSTRRDLREKLYKAFVSRASSGELDNSPLIERILELRQEKSKLLGFSSYAELSLASKMAPNVEAVEGLLEELRGASYDAAVKDLEALKEFASAKGVPEANELKHWDISFWSERQREEKFAFSAEELRPYFPLPQVLDGLFGLIKRLFGVTITPADGQAPVWHEDVRYFQVTDETGSAIAFFYLDPYSRPAEKRGGAWMDDCVGRAKLTEAGTMTTRLPVAYLVCNQTPPIDGKPSLMTFGEVETLFHEFGHGLQHMLTRVDYAGAAGINNVEWDAVELPSQFMENWCYDRPTLMGMAKHYETGESLPEHYYQKLLAARTYMSGSAMLRQLHFSLVDIELHHRYQPGGEESASDVRHRIAKTTTVLQPLPEDSFLCAFSHIFAGGYAAGYYSYKWAEVLSADAFAAFEEVGLENETAVADTGKRYRDTVLALGGGVPPMEVFKQFRGREPSTEPLLRHSGLVGAS